The following proteins are co-located in the Callithrix jacchus isolate 240 chromosome 10, calJac240_pri, whole genome shotgun sequence genome:
- the TPP1 gene encoding tripeptidyl-peptidase 1 isoform X2 produces MGLQACLLGLFALILSGKCSYSPEPDQQRTLPSGWVSLGRADPEEELSLTFALRQQNLERLSELVQVVSDPSSPQYGKYLTLDHVADLVRPSPLTLHTVQKWLLAAGVRNCRSVITQDFLTCWLSIRQAELLLPGAEFHHYMGGPAETHVVRSPHPYQLPQALAPHVDFVGGLHRFPPTSSLRQRPEPQVAGTIGIHLGVTPNVIRKRYNLTAQDVGSGTSNNSQACAQFLEQYFRDSDLAEFMRLFGGNFAHQASVARVVGQQGRGRAGIEASLDVQYLMSAGANISTWVYSSPGRHEGQEPFLQWLMLLSNESTLPHVHTVSYGDDEDSLSSAYIQRVNTELMKAATRGLTLLFASGDSGAGCWSVSGRHQFRPSFPASSPYVTTVGGTSFQNPFRITNEIVDYISGGGFSNVFPRPSYQEEAVAKFLNSSPHLPPSSYFNASGRAYPDVAALSDGYWVVSNSVPIPWVSGTSASTPVFGGLLSLINEHRILSGRPPLGFLNPRLYQQHGAGLFDVTHGCHESCLNEEVEGQGFCSGPGWDPVTGWGTPNFPALLKSLLNP; encoded by the exons ATGGGACTCCAAGCCTG CCTCCTAGGGCTCTTTGCCCTCATCCTCTCTGGCAAATGCAGTTACAGCCCGGAGCCTGACCAGCAAAGGAC GCTGCCCTCAGGCTGGGTGTCCCTGGGCCGTGCGGACCCTGAGGAAGAGCTGAGTCTCACCTTTGCCCTGAGACAGCAGAACCTGGAAAGACTCTCGGAGCTGGTGCAGGTTGTGTCGGATCCCAGCTCTCCTCAATACG GAAAATACCTGACTCTAGACCATGTGGCTGATCTGGTGAGGCCATCCCCACTGACCCTCCACACAGTGCAAAAATGGCTCTTGGCAGCTGGAGTCCGGAACTGCCGTTCTGTGATCACACAGGACTTTCTGACTTGTTGGCTGAGCATCCG ACAAGCAGAGCTGCTGCTCCCTGGGGCTGAGTTTCATCACTATATGGGAGGACCTGCAGAGACCCATGTTGTAAGGTCCCCACATCCCTATCAGCTTCCACAGGCCTTGGCCCCCCATGTGGACTTTG TGGGGGGACTGCACCGTTTCCCCCCGACATCATCCCTGAGGCAACGTCCTGAGCCACAAGTGGCAGGGACTATAGGTATACATCTGGGGGTGACCCCAAATGTGATCCGTAAGCGATATAACTTGACCGCACAAGACGTGGGCTCTGGCACCAGCAATAACAGCCAAGCCTGTGCCCAG TTCCTGGAGCAGTATTTCCGTGACTCAGACCTGGCTGAGTTCATGCGCCTCTTCGGTGGCAACTTTGCTCATCAGGCATCAGTAGCCCGCGTGGTTGGACAACAGGGCCGGGGCCGGGCTGGGATTGAGGCCAGTCTAGATGTGCAGTACCTGATGAGTGCCGGTGCCAACATCTCCACCTGGGTCTACAGTAGCCCTG gccggCATGAGGGACAGGAACCCTtcctgcagtggctcatgctgctCAGTAATGAGTCAACCCTGCCACATGTGCATACTGTGAGTTATGGAGATGATGAGGACTCCCTCAGTAGCGCCTACATCCAGCGGGTCAACACTGAGCTCATGAAGGCCGCCACTCGGGGTCTCACCCTGCTCTTCGCCTCAGGTGAC AGTGGGGCTGGGTGTTGGTCTGTCTCTGGAAGACACCAGTTCcgtccttccttccctgcctccag CCCCTATGTCACCACAGTGGGAGGCACAAGCTTCCAGAATCCTTTCCGCATCACAAATGAGATTGTTGACTATATCAGTGGTGGTGGCTTCAGCAATGTGTTCCCACGACCTTCATACCAG GAGGAAGCTGTAGCCAAGTTCCTGAACTCTAGCCCCCACCTGCCACCATCCAGTTACTTCAATGCCAGTGGCCGTGCCTACCCAGATGTGGCTGCACTTTCCGATGGCTACTGGGTGGTCAGCAACAGTGTGCCCATACCATGGGTGTCTGGAACCTCG GCCTCTACTCCAGTGTTTGGGGGGCTCCTATCCTTGATCAATGAGCACAGAATCCTCAGTGGCCGCCCCCCTCTTGGCTTTCTCAATCCAAGGCTCTACCAGCAGCATGGGGCAGGACTCTTCGAT GTAACCCATGGCTGCCATGAGTCCTGTCTGAATGAAGAGGTGGAGGGCCAGGGTTTCTGCTCTGGCCCTGGCTGGGATCCTGTGACAGGCTGGGGAACACCCAACTTCCCAGCTTTGCTGAAGTCTCTACTCAACCCCTGA
- the TPP1 gene encoding tripeptidyl-peptidase 1 isoform X1 — MGLQACLLGLFALILSGKCSYSPEPDQQRTLPSGWVSLGRADPEEELSLTFALRQQNLERLSELVQVVSDPSSPQYGKYLTLDHVADLVRPSPLTLHTVQKWLLAAGVRNCRSVITQDFLTCWLSIRQAELLLPGAEFHHYMGGPAETHVVRSPHPYQLPQALAPHVDFVGGLHRFPPTSSLRQRPEPQVAGTIGIHLGVTPNVIRKRYNLTAQDVGSGTSNNSQACAQFLEQYFRDSDLAEFMRLFGGNFAHQASVARVVGQQGRGRAGIEASLDVQYLMSAGANISTWVYSSPGRHEGQEPFLQWLMLLSNESTLPHVHTVSYGDDEDSLSSAYIQRVNTELMKAATRGLTLLFASGDSGAGCWSVSGRHQFRPSFPASSPYVTTVGGTSFQNPFRITNEIVDYISGGGFSNVFPRPSYQEEAVAKFLNSSPHLPPSSYFNASGRAYPDVAALSDGYWVVSNSVPIPWVSGTSASTPVFGGLLSLINEHRILSGRPPLGFLNPRLYQQHGAGLFDVTHGCHESCLNEEVEGQGFCSGPGWDPVTGWGTPNFPALLKSLLNP, encoded by the exons ATGGGACTCCAAGCCTG CCTCCTAGGGCTCTTTGCCCTCATCCTCTCTGGCAAATGCAGTTACAGCCCGGAGCCTGACCAGCAAAGGAC GCTGCCCTCAGGCTGGGTGTCCCTGGGCCGTGCGGACCCTGAGGAAGAGCTGAGTCTCACCTTTGCCCTGAGACAGCAGAACCTGGAAAGACTCTCGGAGCTGGTGCAGGTTGTGTCGGATCCCAGCTCTCCTCAATACG GAAAATACCTGACTCTAGACCATGTGGCTGATCTGGTGAGGCCATCCCCACTGACCCTCCACACAGTGCAAAAATGGCTCTTGGCAGCTGGAGTCCGGAACTGCCGTTCTGTGATCACACAGGACTTTCTGACTTGTTGGCTGAGCATCCG ACAAGCAGAGCTGCTGCTCCCTGGGGCTGAGTTTCATCACTATATGGGAGGACCTGCAGAGACCCATGTTGTAAGGTCCCCACATCCCTATCAGCTTCCACAGGCCTTGGCCCCCCATGTGGACTTTG TGGGGGGACTGCACCGTTTCCCCCCGACATCATCCCTGAGGCAACGTCCTGAGCCACAAGTGGCAGGGACTATAGGTATACATCTGGGGGTGACCCCAAATGTGATCCGTAAGCGATATAACTTGACCGCACAAGACGTGGGCTCTGGCACCAGCAATAACAGCCAAGCCTGTGCCCAG TTCCTGGAGCAGTATTTCCGTGACTCAGACCTGGCTGAGTTCATGCGCCTCTTCGGTGGCAACTTTGCTCATCAGGCATCAGTAGCCCGCGTGGTTGGACAACAGGGCCGGGGCCGGGCTGGGATTGAGGCCAGTCTAGATGTGCAGTACCTGATGAGTGCCGGTGCCAACATCTCCACCTGGGTCTACAGTAGCCCTG gccggCATGAGGGACAGGAACCCTtcctgcagtggctcatgctgctCAGTAATGAGTCAACCCTGCCACATGTGCATACTGTGAGTTATGGAGATGATGAGGACTCCCTCAGTAGCGCCTACATCCAGCGGGTCAACACTGAGCTCATGAAGGCCGCCACTCGGGGTCTCACCCTGCTCTTCGCCTCAG GTGACAGTGGGGCTGGGTGTTGGTCTGTCTCTGGAAGACACCAGTTCcgtccttccttccctgcctccag CCCCTATGTCACCACAGTGGGAGGCACAAGCTTCCAGAATCCTTTCCGCATCACAAATGAGATTGTTGACTATATCAGTGGTGGTGGCTTCAGCAATGTGTTCCCACGACCTTCATACCAG GAGGAAGCTGTAGCCAAGTTCCTGAACTCTAGCCCCCACCTGCCACCATCCAGTTACTTCAATGCCAGTGGCCGTGCCTACCCAGATGTGGCTGCACTTTCCGATGGCTACTGGGTGGTCAGCAACAGTGTGCCCATACCATGGGTGTCTGGAACCTCG GCCTCTACTCCAGTGTTTGGGGGGCTCCTATCCTTGATCAATGAGCACAGAATCCTCAGTGGCCGCCCCCCTCTTGGCTTTCTCAATCCAAGGCTCTACCAGCAGCATGGGGCAGGACTCTTCGAT GTAACCCATGGCTGCCATGAGTCCTGTCTGAATGAAGAGGTGGAGGGCCAGGGTTTCTGCTCTGGCCCTGGCTGGGATCCTGTGACAGGCTGGGGAACACCCAACTTCCCAGCTTTGCTGAAGTCTCTACTCAACCCCTGA